One segment of Odontesthes bonariensis isolate fOdoBon6 chromosome 1, fOdoBon6.hap1, whole genome shotgun sequence DNA contains the following:
- the irx5a gene encoding Iroquois homeobox protein 5a — protein sequence MAYPQGYLYQPSASLALYSCPAYSTSVISGPRTEELGRSSSGSAFAPYAGSTAFTSASPGYNSHLPYSADAAAAATFTSYVSSPYDHTTGMAGSIGYHPYAAPLGTYPYGDPAYRKNATRDATATLKAWLNEHRKNPYPTKGEKIMLAIITKMTLTQVSTWFANARRRLKKENKMTWTPRNRSEDEEEDENIDLEKNDDDEPSKPLDKGDSTDTEAEHKLLNPGDMGCDRFKEENHGKDMDPLLSDSELKDQEERTTELLPDSAKPTTSSPSAVTRGNQTAAQQDKPSDLSQAPSVVTSNVTSVIHSPPSAPKPKLWSLAEIATSSDRCKGSGEAPQACPGLGQSAVMVTNASPSRSSPQCALPNSTVLSRPLYYTSPFYPGYTNYGGSFGHLHSNHGSVTTGSTAHFNGLNQTVLNRAEALVRESQKVRGQTQVDLCKDSPYELKKGMSNI from the exons ATGGCGTATCCTCAGGGCTACTTATACCAGCCGTCCGCCTCTTTAGCCCTGTATTCATGCCCCGCGTACAGCACCAGCGTTATATCGGGACCCAGAACGGAGGAACTTGGGAGATCCTCTTCGGGATCCGCGTTTGCGCCCTACGCCGGATCTACAGCGTTCACCAGCGCCTCGCCAGGCTACAACTCCCACTTACCATACAGTGCAGACGCGGCGGCAGCTGCCACATTCACTTCATACGTG AGTTCTCCGTATGACCACACTACGGGTATGGCCGGCTCAATAGGATACCATCCTTACGCAGCACCCTTGGGCACCTACCCTTATGGTGACCCCGCATACCGCAAAAACGCAACCCGGGACGCCACTGCCACCCTGAAGGCCTGGCTCAATGAGCATCGCAAAAATCCTTACCCCACCAAGGGCGAGAAGATCATGCTGGCCATCATCACCAAAATGACCCTAACGCAGGTGTCCACCTGGTTCGCGAACGCCAGGAGGAGGTTAAAGAAGGAGAACAAGATGACCTGGACACCCCGGAACAGAAGCGAGGACGAGGAGGAAGACGAGAATATTGATTTGGAGAAAAACGACGACGACGAGCCAAGCAAGCCGTTAGACAAGGGAGACTCTACAGACACAGAAGCAG AACACAAACTACTGAACCCAGGGGACATGGGCTGTGACAGATTTAAAGAGGAGAACCATGGCAAAGACATGGATCCCCTTCTGAGCGACTCGGAGTTAAAAGACCAGGAAGAGCGGACTACAGAGTTGCTGCCGGATTCCGCAAAACCAACCACTTCGTCTCCTTCGGCGGTGACCCGGGGGAACCAGACCGCTGCGCAGCAAGACAAGCCGTCAGATTTGAGCCAAGCACCGAGTGTGGTGACAAGCAACGTCACCTCTGTTATCCACTCACCTCCATCGGCCCCTAAACCCAAACTCTGGTCTCTTGCGGAGATCGCCACGTCCTCAGACAGGTGTAAGGGCAGCGGCGAGGCGCCACAGGCTTGTCCCGGTTTGGGTCAGAGCGCTGTAATGGTTACCAACGCGTCTCCTTCACGGTCCTCCCCTCAGTGCGCGCTCCCCAACAGCACGGTCCTGTCCAGGCCTCTGTACTACACATCCCCTTTCTACCCCGGCTACACGAACTACGGTGGCAGTTTTGGACACCTTCACAGTAACCACGGCTCGGTAACCACGGGCTCCACGGCACATTTCAATGGATTAAACCAGACTGTGTTAAATAGAGCAGAGGCTTTGGTAAGGGAGAGCCAGAAAGTCAGAGGCCAAACGCAGGTAGATCTTTGTAAAGACTCCCCTTATGAACTAAAGAAAGGTATGTCaaatatttga